A DNA window from Agarivorans sp. TSD2052 contains the following coding sequences:
- a CDS encoding ABC transporter substrate-binding protein has product MKTAQTLISSVVSAVILGSFATATLAADVPAGTKLAPVQELVRGNGTEPASLDPHKTEGVPESNVIRELLEGLVNQDGDGNLVPGIAESWETEDNKTFVFHLRKDARWSNGDKLTAHDFEYSFKRAVDPKTAAPYSWYLEMTTMVNAADIIDGKKDASELAVTALDDYTLEIKLEQALPYFVAMTSHTTLKPVHRATVEKFGDKWTLPANFVGNGAYKVAEWVVNEKIVMTRNENYWDNENTVINKVTYLPIENQVTDMNRFLAGEIDMTYEMANEHFKRMQKEQPDSLKVTPYLCSYYYGFNNKKAPFDDVRVRKALSYAIDRDAVAKFIVGKGELPAYNFAHQKVAGLQVDTPDYATWTQKERNAKAVELLAELGYGKDKPLEFTLLYNTSENHKKIAIAVSSMWKKTLGVKVNLENQEWKTFLDNRRNGNYDVTRAGWCGDYNEASTFLSLMQSNNGNNDQFYNSPAYDGFMNGAMAAVDDAVRGDNYRQAEAQLAQDMPLAPIYHYVNARLVKPTVGGYPMNNAEDKIYTKDLYIIAN; this is encoded by the coding sequence ATGAAAACTGCTCAAACCCTCATTAGTAGCGTAGTTAGCGCTGTAATTTTAGGTTCTTTTGCTACAGCTACCCTTGCTGCTGATGTTCCGGCGGGTACTAAACTTGCGCCAGTTCAAGAATTGGTTCGCGGTAACGGCACAGAGCCTGCCTCTCTGGACCCTCACAAAACTGAAGGTGTACCAGAATCTAACGTGATTCGTGAGTTATTAGAAGGCCTAGTAAACCAAGATGGCGATGGCAATCTAGTTCCAGGCATAGCAGAATCATGGGAAACTGAAGACAACAAAACTTTCGTTTTTCACCTACGTAAAGATGCGCGTTGGTCAAACGGCGATAAATTGACCGCTCACGATTTTGAATATAGTTTCAAACGTGCCGTTGACCCAAAAACGGCAGCGCCTTACTCGTGGTATCTAGAAATGACGACCATGGTAAACGCAGCAGACATCATCGATGGTAAAAAAGATGCCTCTGAGTTAGCGGTTACAGCTTTAGATGACTACACCCTAGAAATTAAACTTGAGCAAGCGTTGCCATACTTTGTAGCAATGACCTCTCACACGACCTTGAAGCCAGTTCACCGCGCAACGGTAGAAAAATTTGGCGACAAATGGACACTACCCGCTAACTTCGTGGGTAACGGTGCTTATAAAGTGGCCGAGTGGGTAGTGAACGAAAAGATCGTAATGACGCGTAACGAAAACTACTGGGATAACGAGAATACCGTTATCAATAAAGTCACCTACTTACCGATTGAAAACCAAGTTACCGATATGAACCGCTTCTTAGCCGGTGAAATCGACATGACTTATGAAATGGCTAACGAGCACTTTAAGCGTATGCAAAAAGAGCAGCCAGACTCGTTGAAAGTAACCCCTTACTTATGTTCTTACTACTACGGCTTTAATAACAAGAAAGCACCATTTGATGATGTGCGTGTGCGTAAAGCCCTTTCTTATGCCATCGATCGCGATGCGGTAGCTAAGTTTATCGTAGGTAAAGGTGAACTACCGGCTTATAACTTCGCGCATCAAAAAGTAGCTGGCCTACAAGTTGATACGCCAGATTACGCTACTTGGACACAAAAAGAGCGTAATGCTAAAGCGGTAGAGCTGTTAGCTGAACTGGGTTATGGCAAAGACAAACCTCTTGAGTTTACCTTGCTGTACAACACCAGTGAAAACCATAAGAAAATCGCTATTGCGGTTTCTTCAATGTGGAAGAAAACGCTGGGTGTTAAAGTTAACCTAGAAAACCAAGAGTGGAAAACCTTCCTCGATAACCGTCGCAACGGCAACTACGACGTAACACGTGCTGGCTGGTGTGGTGATTACAACGAAGCGTCAACCTTCTTGTCACTGATGCAAAGCAATAACGGTAATAACGACCAATTCTACAATAGCCCTGCTTATGATGGCTTTATGAATGGTGCTATGGCGGCGGTTGATGATGCAGTTCGTGGTGACAACTACCGTCAAGCTGAAGCGCAGCTTGCACAAGATATGCCTTTGGCACCTATCTATCACTATGTAAATGCGCGTTTGGTTAAGCCTACCGTTGGTGGCTACCCAATGAACAACGCTGAAGACAAAATTTACACCAAAGACCTATACATCATTGCTAACTAA